From Lactobacillus sp. PV012:
TTCCTCGTGATGCAATTGCTAACATTCGCTTTGCAGTCGAATTTTAGAAAGGACTGGTAAAATTATGTCTAAAGAAATGCTAGAAGCTTTTTCAACCTTAGAAAAGCAAAAGGGTATTAAACCAGATGTGATAGTTGAAGCAATGAAAGCTGCTTTAGTAGCTGCTTATAAGAAAAATTATAATCAAGCACAAAATGTTGAAGTAGTTTTTGATGAAAAAAAAGGTAACTTCAAAGTTAACGCTATTAAAACAGTAGTTGAGGAAGTTCAAGATCCTCGTCTGGAAGTAAGTTTAAAAGATGCTTTAGAAATTAATGGAGCATATGAAGTAGGAGATGAAATTCGTTTTGAAGTAACTCCTAAGAATTTTGGCCGACTTGCTGCTCAAACTGCTAAGCAAGTGATTATGCAACGTTTAAGAGAAGCTGAAAGAAATCATATTATTGAAGAATATTCTCAATATGAAGATGAAATGGTAACTGGAGTTGTTGAACGTCGCGATAACCGTTTTGTTTACGTTAATATTGGTAATGTAGAGGCAGTAATGCCCCATAATGATCAATTGTCGACTGAAACTTATAATCCTCAAGATAGAATCAAAGTTTTGGTAACTCACGTTGGTAGTGATTCTAAAGGAGCACAGATTACTGTTTCTAGAACTGCACCTGGCCTTGTGAAACGTTTATTTGAACAAGAAGTCCCTGAAGTTTACAATGGTACTGTTCAAATTGTTTCAATCGCTAGAGAAGCTGGTGACAGAACTAAGATTGCAGTAAAAACAGATGATCCTAACATTGATCCTGTAGGTACTTTAGTTGGGCCTAAAGGTGCTAGAGTTCAAAATATTGTTAATGAACTCGGTGGTGAAAATATAGATATTGTTAAATATGAAGAAGATCCTTCTGATTTCATTGCTAATGCTTTAAACCCTGCTGAAGTAATCGCTGTTCAATTCGGTGATGAAAAAGATGAAAAAAATGCTTTGGTAATTGTACCAGATTATCAATTGTCTTTAGCAATTGGTAAGCGAGGCCAAAATGTAAGACTTGCTGCAAGATTGACTGGTTATAAGATTGACATTAAGCCTGAATCTCAAGTAGAATTTGTTGAAGAAAGTTCTACAACTGAGGAAGCTGATAGTAGTCAAGAACCAGTTGAAGATACAGAAACAACAGAAAATAGTGATACTGAAGTAACTTCAGCTAATGAAGACGAAGTAAAAGAAACGCAAGATTAAAGAAATGGGTGAAGTGCTATGAAAAAAAGAAAAATTCCAATGAGAAAAGATCTTTTGACTAACACAATGATGCCCAAAAAAGAGTTAGTAAGAGTAGTGGTAGATAAGGAAAAGAATATTTTCGTTGACCCTACTGGTAAAAAATCGGGACGAGGTGCTTATGTTTCTTTGGAACCTGAAAAAATTGCCAGTGCTCAAAAAAATAGAGTGTTAGAAAAAAGCTTAGGCATTAAAGTGTCTGAAGATTTTTATAAAGAATTGTATGCCTATGTAGAACATCAAAAGGCACGTAAAGAATTGTTTGGTGACTAAAAAGTGCAAAAAGAAGAAAAAATTTTAAATTTTTTGGGCTTGATTCAACGTGCGGGGAAATTAGTAACTGGTTTTGATGCAGTAAAATTGGGCTTAATGCATAAAAAAATAAAAGTTATTTTCATTGCATCTGATTTAAGCGAAAATACCAAAGAAAAATTAAATTTTTTAAATCGAAAGCAACATGTTCCAATCTATGATATGTTATCAAGTAAGCAATTATCTCAAGCATTAGGTAAAGAACGCAAAATAGTTGCGGTTACTGATCAAGGATTTAGTCAAGCAATAGTTAAAAAAATAGAATAAGGAGTGTGGTTTGATGGCGAAAAAAAGAATTTATGAAGTAGCAAAAGAATTGAACATCGAAAACAAGATTGTAGTAAATCAAGCTCAGAAACTTGGTTTTGATGTAAAAAGTCACATGTCCTCCTTGGATGATACACAGATTACAAAGTTAGTTAGCAGTTTAAAGAGTGGAAAGAATAAGGAAAAATCCACTTCTGCAAAAACTCAAGCAGGTAAAAGTAAAATTAAGGTTTCAGTTGGTGCGATTAGAAAGCACGATAAAGCTGAAAAGAAAAATAACCGACCAAAGAAGCAACGACCAAATCATAATAGTAAACAAACTGCTTCTCAACAACCTGCTGCCCAAGATAAGTTAAAACAACTTAAGCAAAAACAACGTGCTGAAGCCGGTGAATTAGATGCACGTGCAAATGAAACACGCCGTAAGTGGCATGAAGAACAAAATTCACAAAAATCTGCTCCTATAAAGAGCTCAAAGAAAGAAGAAAAGCCTACGCAAACTCAAAGACCTAAAATTAAAGAAGGGGCCGAAGCTGTTAAGGCTCATATTCAATCAGCAAAGAAGACTGTTGGACCAAAGATTATTAAGCCATCACCTGCTAGAAATAAGGTAAAGAAGGTAGAGAGTGCTAAGTCAAACGAAAATAATAATCGACACACTTATAACAACCGTAATAATCATTCTTCTAATAACAACTCACAGCAAAGAAGAAGACCGAAGAAAACAGAACCAATTATTGCACCTCCTGTAGAGGGTAAAGATACTAAACCAACAAGAAATAAAGAATTTGGTAAGTCTAAGAAGAGACACCAAACTTATCAACACGAACGAAACGATCATTCAGATAAGGCACGTCGTCGTCGCAATAAGAAAAATAAAGGGATGCAACACACTGAAGTTAAAAAGCAACCTACTCAACGTAAGGAACGTCCATTACCAGAAGTATTAGTTTACGAAGAGGGAATGAATGCTCAAGATTTAGGTAAATTACTTCACCGTGAACCAGCTGAATTAGTTAAAAAGCTCTTTATGTTAGGAGTAATGACTAATCAAAACCAATCTTTAGATAAAGATACAATTGAATT
This genomic window contains:
- the nusA gene encoding transcription termination factor NusA gives rise to the protein MSKEMLEAFSTLEKQKGIKPDVIVEAMKAALVAAYKKNYNQAQNVEVVFDEKKGNFKVNAIKTVVEEVQDPRLEVSLKDALEINGAYEVGDEIRFEVTPKNFGRLAAQTAKQVIMQRLREAERNHIIEEYSQYEDEMVTGVVERRDNRFVYVNIGNVEAVMPHNDQLSTETYNPQDRIKVLVTHVGSDSKGAQITVSRTAPGLVKRLFEQEVPEVYNGTVQIVSIAREAGDRTKIAVKTDDPNIDPVGTLVGPKGARVQNIVNELGGENIDIVKYEEDPSDFIANALNPAEVIAVQFGDEKDEKNALVIVPDYQLSLAIGKRGQNVRLAARLTGYKIDIKPESQVEFVEESSTTEEADSSQEPVEDTETTENSDTEVTSANEDEVKETQD
- the rnpM gene encoding RNase P modulator RnpM, which translates into the protein MKKRKIPMRKDLLTNTMMPKKELVRVVVDKEKNIFVDPTGKKSGRGAYVSLEPEKIASAQKNRVLEKSLGIKVSEDFYKELYAYVEHQKARKELFGD
- a CDS encoding L7Ae/L30e/S12e/Gadd45 family ribosomal protein, producing MQKEEKILNFLGLIQRAGKLVTGFDAVKLGLMHKKIKVIFIASDLSENTKEKLNFLNRKQHVPIYDMLSSKQLSQALGKERKIVAVTDQGFSQAIVKKIE